The following proteins are encoded in a genomic region of Desulfosporosinus youngiae DSM 17734:
- a CDS encoding sensor histidine kinase, producing MATKIHAWSISIKLWLAMTLLILAVLGGLGFTLTWLFGDFYLQQKLNSLRSEAIEISARFAAVSDWNSRLNLLESLKLTSGTQLVLLDPQGNVIVISGSTSNQSIQNNLEWYPGGFVGGPISGLHRNLRPSDFFTEGNLKQVLAGQTISIKALPINGGAQAMLLAATPMGTDPVKGVVLLGSSPIPIQESIATFRRLILYASLIAVFLATAVSLFFAQHVTRPLGLMQRGAKRMAKGDFMPIQGVSSEDEIGELAEALNSMGESLKNHMAWLSQEKNLLQGILESISDAVVMLSCDGSIQYTNDSAKALWQDDEIEVKERKTQIADILQAIALREEQSEKNETVAIGIQVLQIVMAPMEEIEGICGHVAVLRDVTASLRAEKTRREFLASVTHELRTPLHLIQGYLEAIQDEVIPKDQQEEYIDLVLEEAKRLARLVQNLQEINWMERGQVLQPMAIDLEGFMLDIDQRFQGRAQELGVNLEVAKGSGELYANPDQLLQVFINLLDNALSHTPQGKTVRVFMVEEQNEVRLVVQDEGEGIPKEALPYIFDRFFRVNKARSRKDGGMGLGLAIVRQIVEAHGGNVRVESDMGKGTTFWICFPR from the coding sequence ATGGCTACAAAAATTCACGCCTGGTCGATTTCTATCAAACTATGGTTAGCGATGACCCTACTAATTTTAGCGGTTTTAGGAGGATTAGGGTTCACGCTTACTTGGCTTTTTGGGGATTTTTATCTTCAACAAAAATTAAATTCCCTTCGCTCAGAAGCAATCGAGATTTCAGCCCGTTTTGCCGCTGTTTCCGATTGGAACTCAAGGTTAAACCTACTTGAATCCCTTAAGTTAACCTCTGGAACTCAATTAGTTTTACTCGATCCCCAAGGCAATGTAATCGTTATATCAGGTTCGACCAGCAATCAAAGCATACAAAATAATTTAGAATGGTATCCCGGAGGATTTGTGGGAGGCCCAATAAGCGGGTTGCATCGAAACTTAAGGCCTTCGGATTTCTTTACCGAGGGGAATTTAAAACAGGTTCTGGCGGGTCAAACCATCTCAATTAAGGCATTGCCGATTAATGGCGGGGCACAAGCTATGTTGCTTGCCGCTACCCCAATGGGTACTGATCCAGTCAAAGGGGTAGTGTTATTGGGGAGTTCTCCTATTCCTATTCAGGAGAGTATTGCGACCTTTCGTCGCTTGATTCTATACGCATCACTCATTGCTGTTTTCTTAGCAACTGCAGTCAGCCTCTTTTTTGCCCAGCATGTCACCCGTCCCCTTGGGCTAATGCAGCGGGGAGCAAAACGAATGGCCAAAGGGGATTTTATGCCTATTCAAGGAGTCTCAAGTGAAGACGAAATCGGTGAGTTAGCAGAGGCTTTAAATTCCATGGGTGAGAGCCTGAAAAACCATATGGCTTGGCTTTCTCAAGAGAAAAACTTACTTCAAGGGATTCTGGAAAGCATCAGCGATGCAGTTGTTATGTTGAGCTGTGATGGTTCAATTCAATATACTAATGATTCGGCCAAGGCCTTGTGGCAAGACGATGAAATAGAAGTTAAGGAACGAAAAACCCAAATTGCGGATATTCTCCAAGCGATAGCCTTACGGGAGGAGCAAAGCGAAAAAAACGAAACAGTTGCCATAGGGATTCAAGTTTTGCAGATTGTTATGGCCCCTATGGAGGAAATTGAAGGGATATGCGGCCATGTAGCTGTGCTGCGTGATGTCACTGCCTCTTTGCGAGCGGAAAAGACACGACGGGAGTTTTTGGCTAGTGTTACACATGAGCTTCGGACTCCTTTGCATCTTATCCAGGGGTATTTGGAAGCTATTCAAGATGAAGTTATCCCTAAAGATCAACAGGAAGAATACATTGACTTAGTTTTGGAAGAAGCCAAACGATTGGCCCGTTTAGTGCAAAATTTACAGGAAATTAATTGGATGGAACGGGGGCAGGTTTTACAGCCTATGGCTATCGATTTAGAAGGTTTTATGTTAGATATAGACCAACGCTTTCAAGGCAGAGCACAGGAATTAGGCGTCAATCTGGAAGTCGCCAAGGGGTCAGGAGAATTGTATGCCAACCCTGATCAGCTCTTGCAAGTCTTTATCAACCTTCTGGACAATGCCTTGAGTCATACTCCACAAGGAAAGACAGTCAGAGTTTTTATGGTGGAAGAACAGAATGAGGTACGTTTGGTCGTTCAAGATGAAGGGGAAGGAATTCCTAAAGAAGCTTTACCCTACATCTTCGATCGTTTTTTCAGGGTGAATAAAGCACGCTCTCGAAAAGATGGAGGTATGGGCCTGGGTCTTGCTATTGTGCGTCAGATTGTAGAGGCTCATGGTGGCAATGTACGTGTTGAGAGTGATATGGGAAAAGGAACAACCTTTTGGATTTGTTTTCCGCGTTAG
- a CDS encoding response regulator transcription factor, with translation MDPILIVDDEEKIRSLVRLYLEREGFVVEEAEDGRVALNKFRSGQFSLLIVDLMMPDIDGWRVCREVRESSALPIIMLTARGEEFDRVLGLELGADDYLVKPFSTKELVARVKALLRRSRGQLQMVSSEITAGLLRIDKERHRVSIGDDVINLTPLEFDLLYFLAKNQGRVFSREQLMETVWGYDFYGDARTVDTHVKKLREKLFHPSVKKMLVTVWGVGYKFDPDQVQ, from the coding sequence TTGGATCCGATTTTAATTGTTGATGACGAAGAGAAAATCAGAAGTCTAGTAAGATTATATCTGGAACGAGAAGGTTTTGTTGTAGAAGAAGCGGAGGACGGTCGGGTCGCCTTGAATAAGTTTCGTTCAGGGCAGTTTTCTCTATTGATTGTCGATCTTATGATGCCTGACATTGATGGATGGCGTGTCTGCCGCGAAGTTCGAGAGAGTTCTGCGCTCCCAATCATAATGCTAACCGCTCGGGGAGAGGAGTTTGACCGTGTCCTGGGTCTCGAACTGGGTGCGGATGATTATCTGGTCAAACCGTTCAGTACGAAAGAGTTGGTCGCACGGGTAAAAGCACTTTTGCGACGGTCGAGAGGCCAACTTCAGATGGTATCATCGGAGATAACTGCGGGGCTGCTCAGAATCGACAAAGAACGGCACCGGGTAAGCATTGGAGATGACGTGATTAACTTAACTCCTCTGGAATTTGACTTGCTGTATTTCCTGGCTAAGAATCAAGGGCGGGTTTTTTCGCGGGAACAACTTATGGAAACAGTTTGGGGATATGATTTTTATGGAGATGCCAGAACGGTTGATACACACGTCAAAAAGCTTCGCGAAAAGCTGTTCCATCCAAGTGTTAAAAAGATGTTAGTCACCGTATGGGGCGTTGGTTATAAATTCGATCCTGATCAGGTACAGTAA
- a CDS encoding YraN family protein: MENKQSLGKSGEEFAARLLIESGLKIVNRNYRCPKGEMDIIVRDEKVLVFMEVRTRRSSYRGWGEESITHQKARRLKAIASYYLLQKGYSSWPCIRFDVMAIRWIGEQPEVNWIKAALQD, from the coding sequence GTGGAGAATAAACAATCTTTAGGGAAATCCGGTGAAGAATTTGCAGCACGCTTATTAATAGAGTCCGGCTTAAAAATAGTTAATCGAAATTATCGTTGTCCAAAAGGAGAAATGGATATAATAGTACGTGATGAAAAAGTACTAGTATTCATGGAGGTACGAACCAGACGCTCTTCGTATCGAGGATGGGGTGAAGAAAGTATTACTCATCAAAAAGCCCGGAGATTAAAGGCAATCGCGTCGTATTATTTACTCCAAAAAGGATATTCCAGCTGGCCGTGTATAAGATTTGATGTAATGGCAATCCGTTGGATTGGGGAACAGCCAGAGGTGAATTGGATAAAAGCGGCTTTACAAGACTAG
- a CDS encoding NADH-quinone oxidoreductase subunit N, producing the protein MVEFNITTVLAPEIALALLSLILLAIGLLIPAGARKGMMPLTVFSLLGVLAYTLYDFFCGPEAAFLGGLYMHDQFAVYFKVLFLSAALLVVLSSGGYVQKLPKHRGEFYALLLAATLGMMLMAGSGELITMYVGLELMTISFYILVAYLADDPRSSEAGIKYLVLGATSSAILLYGISLIYGLTGSTQLIEIAGRLGGTFTPASFLATVFLLAGLGFKISLVPFHLWGPDIYEGAPTPVTAFLAIASKAAAFAVLIRVYLLTMNSQAFTATGQTLLLVLAAITMIVGNLAAIPQTNIKRLLAFSSIAQAGYLMVGIIAESAAGIKGVLFYAMIYVFANMGAFAVATLVAEKQDSSEIRDLAGLWHRSPLSTVVMTASLLSLAGIPPLAGFVGKFYLFSAAMDQGYVAIAYIGFVMSMISVYYYLSVVKVMFLADGEGLPEVPVHGAAKFTMVFTMLITIAIGLYPTPLAKMAIAAAQSLF; encoded by the coding sequence ATGGTAGAGTTCAATATCACTACAGTGCTGGCACCTGAAATAGCTTTAGCTCTGCTGTCCTTGATTCTGTTGGCCATTGGACTACTGATTCCAGCCGGCGCTCGGAAAGGCATGATGCCGCTCACGGTTTTCTCCTTATTAGGCGTTCTTGCTTATACCTTGTATGACTTTTTCTGTGGTCCGGAAGCAGCCTTTTTAGGCGGATTGTATATGCACGATCAGTTTGCCGTCTATTTCAAAGTGCTCTTCCTGTCGGCTGCCCTGCTCGTGGTGCTCTCTTCAGGCGGGTATGTGCAGAAATTGCCGAAACATCGCGGGGAATTCTATGCCCTGCTCTTAGCGGCAACCTTGGGAATGATGCTCATGGCCGGGTCGGGCGAACTGATTACCATGTATGTGGGCCTGGAGCTAATGACGATTTCCTTCTATATTCTGGTGGCCTATCTGGCCGATGATCCGCGTTCTTCAGAAGCTGGAATTAAGTACCTGGTACTGGGTGCTACATCATCAGCCATCTTACTCTACGGCATCAGCCTGATTTACGGACTGACCGGATCAACTCAGCTTATAGAAATTGCCGGCAGGCTGGGCGGCACCTTTACCCCCGCAAGCTTCCTGGCGACGGTTTTCCTGCTGGCCGGATTGGGCTTTAAGATTTCCCTGGTTCCGTTCCATCTTTGGGGACCGGATATCTATGAAGGGGCACCGACACCGGTCACAGCCTTCCTGGCGATCGCCTCCAAAGCAGCAGCCTTTGCCGTGCTGATCCGGGTTTACCTCTTGACCATGAATAGCCAAGCCTTTACGGCGACGGGACAAACCCTTCTCCTTGTTTTGGCGGCGATCACCATGATTGTTGGAAACTTGGCCGCTATTCCTCAAACCAACATCAAACGTCTGTTGGCGTTTTCCAGTATTGCTCAAGCCGGTTATTTAATGGTAGGTATCATTGCTGAATCGGCAGCGGGTATCAAAGGGGTTCTTTTCTACGCGATGATCTATGTCTTCGCCAATATGGGAGCCTTTGCCGTAGCGACGCTTGTGGCAGAGAAGCAGGACAGCAGTGAAATCAGGGATCTGGCCGGATTGTGGCACCGATCTCCCTTGTCAACGGTTGTCATGACGGCATCGCTGCTGTCTTTAGCCGGAATTCCGCCGCTTGCCGGATTCGTAGGGAAGTTCTATCTCTTCTCAGCCGCTATGGATCAAGGATATGTGGCTATTGCTTATATCGGGTTCGTCATGAGCATGATTTCCGTCTATTATTATCTGTCGGTGGTTAAGGTGATGTTCCTTGCTGATGGCGAGGGCTTGCCTGAGGTTCCAGTCCATGGGGCTGCGAAGTTTACGATGGTATTTACTATGTTAATAACCATTGCCATTGGTCTTTATCCGACCCCGCTGGCTAAGATGGCCATTGCCGCAGCGCAAAGCTTGTTCTAA
- a CDS encoding complex I subunit 4 family protein produces the protein MSALPTVGSLSMLLPFTILAPLAAMLLIVFLPKEETKTIKLVAAMGMFVSLAFSLYAFFNYQWALGGMQYTLTIPWVPDLGVNLALGVDGLSLPMLLLTNLIGFASIYASWNIDKRVKEFFILLLILIAGVMGTFIARDLFIFFLFYEIVVIPIYIMVIIWGSTKRVTKEYAAMKLTIYLLIGSAFLLVGMVALYLAAGANGNPTFMFDQLAARQDLYSPAFQKVAFALMIIGFGSLISMFPFHSWSPDGYAGAPTAVSMIHAGVLKKIGGYGLIRLGIYVLPIGAKFWAPYIATLAVVSVLYAAFIALAQKDLKYVVGYSSVSHMGYVIIAVAALTPTAATGAVAMMFAHGVMAALFFSMIGFIYEKTHTRNIADLGGLAHQVPRLAIGFVIAGMASLGLPGTVNFIAEFTIFMGAIKVLPVHTVLGIAGIIFTAVYILRTIANVLFGPRRSEWDHLTDIRGPELVPLVLFTVVIFAAGIFPNLLLGMIDTGVTSSGLAKVLETVSQAKMGGLF, from the coding sequence ATGTCTGCACTACCAACAGTGGGTTCACTGTCCATGCTGCTGCCCTTCACCATACTGGCACCCTTAGCGGCCATGCTGCTGATCGTCTTCTTGCCCAAAGAAGAGACCAAAACCATAAAACTAGTGGCAGCCATGGGGATGTTTGTCTCCTTAGCCTTCTCCCTTTACGCCTTCTTTAACTATCAATGGGCACTGGGCGGAATGCAGTATACCCTGACCATTCCCTGGGTTCCCGATCTTGGCGTCAACTTAGCCCTGGGTGTTGACGGCTTAAGCTTACCCATGCTTCTGCTGACCAACCTCATCGGTTTCGCTTCGATCTATGCTTCCTGGAATATAGATAAGCGGGTTAAAGAATTCTTCATTTTACTGCTGATTCTGATTGCCGGGGTTATGGGAACCTTTATTGCCCGGGATCTGTTTATCTTCTTCCTCTTCTATGAAATCGTGGTCATTCCCATCTATATCATGGTAATCATCTGGGGCAGCACCAAACGGGTTACCAAAGAATACGCAGCCATGAAGCTGACCATTTACCTGCTGATCGGATCAGCCTTCCTGCTGGTCGGAATGGTGGCTCTCTACCTGGCAGCCGGTGCCAATGGCAACCCGACCTTTATGTTTGATCAGCTGGCAGCAAGGCAAGACCTCTACAGCCCCGCTTTCCAAAAGGTCGCCTTTGCCTTAATGATCATCGGATTCGGATCTCTGATTTCCATGTTCCCCTTCCACTCCTGGTCACCGGACGGATATGCCGGCGCGCCTACGGCGGTCAGTATGATTCACGCGGGTGTCCTGAAGAAAATCGGGGGCTATGGCTTAATCCGTTTAGGAATCTATGTCCTGCCCATCGGAGCAAAATTCTGGGCTCCGTACATTGCGACTCTGGCCGTTGTCAGTGTGCTTTATGCCGCGTTCATCGCCCTGGCTCAGAAAGACCTCAAATATGTCGTGGGATATTCCTCCGTCAGCCATATGGGGTATGTAATCATCGCCGTCGCAGCCTTGACGCCCACCGCAGCAACCGGTGCCGTGGCCATGATGTTTGCCCACGGTGTCATGGCAGCGCTGTTCTTCTCCATGATCGGTTTTATCTACGAGAAGACTCATACCCGCAATATCGCCGATCTCGGCGGACTGGCCCATCAGGTGCCGCGCTTGGCCATCGGATTCGTGATTGCAGGTATGGCTTCCCTGGGCTTGCCGGGAACCGTCAACTTCATTGCGGAATTCACGATTTTTATGGGAGCCATTAAGGTATTGCCGGTCCACACCGTGCTGGGAATTGCCGGGATAATCTTTACAGCCGTCTATATTTTACGGACGATCGCCAACGTTCTCTTCGGGCCGCGCCGTTCCGAATGGGATCATCTGACGGATATTCGCGGACCTGAACTAGTTCCGCTGGTATTATTCACTGTCGTGATCTTTGCTGCAGGAATATTCCCGAACCTTTTACTGGGTATGATTGATACCGGAGTTACCTCCTCAGGCCTTGCCAAGGTCCTTGAGACGGTGAGTCAGGCGAAGATGGGAGGGTTGTTCTAA